Proteins co-encoded in one Micrococcales bacterium genomic window:
- a CDS encoding SDR family NAD(P)-dependent oxidoreductase — MTTVLITGSTDGIGLRTAQTLRARGCEVIVHGRDPDRVEATQADVGAVAGLVADLGDLHQVQRLADEAAELHPDVLINNAGIYARDRVLAPSGEATWVVNHLAASLLADSLIPTMPGGGRVVYVSSIAHGRADLDLEDPEFAHRPYDHYAAYAQSKLANLLMAQETARRLGPGATVSVNALHPGVIGTKLLTEGFRVDGRDDLDQGCATSVYLAVDAPADVTGQYFVRSKPAAVQGRARDTTLAADLYDHTMEVLEERT; from the coding sequence ATGACGACCGTTCTCATCACCGGATCCACTGACGGCATCGGCCTGCGCACGGCCCAGACCCTGCGCGCCCGCGGCTGCGAGGTCATCGTGCACGGCCGCGACCCCGACAGGGTCGAGGCGACCCAGGCAGATGTGGGGGCTGTCGCCGGGCTGGTCGCCGACCTCGGGGATCTGCACCAGGTGCAGCGCCTGGCCGACGAAGCCGCAGAACTGCACCCGGATGTGCTCATCAACAACGCCGGGATCTATGCCCGCGACCGGGTGCTGGCGCCGTCCGGCGAGGCGACCTGGGTGGTCAACCACCTCGCGGCCAGCCTGCTGGCGGACTCGCTGATCCCAACCATGCCGGGGGGCGGGCGGGTCGTCTACGTGTCGTCCATCGCCCACGGCCGGGCCGACCTCGACCTCGAGGACCCGGAGTTCGCACATCGGCCCTACGACCACTACGCGGCCTACGCCCAGAGCAAACTCGCGAACCTGCTCATGGCTCAGGAGACCGCACGCCGGCTCGGACCTGGCGCCACCGTGAGCGTCAATGCTCTGCACCCCGGGGTGATCGGCACCAAACTCCTCACGGAGGGATTCCGGGTCGACGGTCGCGACGACCTCGACCAGGGGTGCGCGACGTCGGTGTACCTGGCCGTGGACGCGCCCGCCGACGTGACCGGGCAGTACTTCGTGCGGTCCAAGCCCGCGGCAGTGCAGGGGCGCGCCCGCGACACCACACTGGCGGCCGACCTGTACGACCACACCATGGAGGTCCTCGAGGAACGAACTTAG
- a CDS encoding acetolactate synthase large subunit: MAEHMTGAASLIKSLEHAGVDTVFGIPGGAILPAYDPLMDSKQVRHILVRHEQAAGHAAEGYAQTSGKVGVCMATSGPGATNLVTPIADAYMDSVPIVAITGQVPSAAIGTDAFQEADISGITMPIVKHNYLVTDPAEIPRVIAEAFHLAGTGRPGPVLVDISKDALASRTTFEWPDSVELPGYRPNTVPHGKQVKEAAKLIAKAKRPVLYVGGGVVRAGASAELFELAEMTGIPVVTTLMARGVFPDSHRQNLGMPGMHGTVPAVGALQKADLLIALGTRFDDRVTGHLDSFAPEAKIIHADIDPAEIGKNRHADVPIVGDAKATILALIDALKHRKDDIDIAQWWQLIDGWVERFPLGYEEHPDALEPQYVLERLGQIVGPDAIYVAGVGQHQMWASQFIGYEKPGHWLNSGGLGTMGYSVPAAMGAKVGAPDKVVWAVDGDGCFQMTNQELATCAINNIPIKVALINNSSLGMVRQWQTLFYNERYSNTDLQSHQFPDFVKLAEAYVCYGLRADSRDQVDVVIEKAMALNDAPVVIDFQVHRDAMVWPMVPAGTSNDLITTARDLAPAWDRED; the protein is encoded by the coding sequence ATGGCCGAGCACATGACCGGCGCCGCCAGTCTGATCAAGTCGCTGGAGCATGCCGGGGTCGACACCGTATTCGGCATCCCAGGTGGTGCGATCCTGCCTGCCTACGACCCGCTGATGGACTCCAAGCAGGTGCGCCACATCCTCGTGCGCCACGAGCAGGCCGCCGGTCACGCGGCGGAGGGCTACGCGCAGACCTCCGGCAAGGTGGGCGTCTGCATGGCCACCTCCGGGCCGGGCGCGACCAACCTCGTCACCCCCATCGCCGATGCCTACATGGACTCGGTCCCGATCGTCGCGATCACCGGCCAGGTGCCGAGTGCCGCGATCGGCACGGACGCCTTCCAGGAAGCTGACATCTCCGGCATCACCATGCCGATCGTCAAGCACAACTACCTCGTCACCGATCCCGCGGAGATCCCGCGCGTGATCGCCGAGGCGTTTCACCTGGCAGGCACCGGGAGGCCGGGGCCAGTCCTCGTGGACATCAGCAAGGACGCCCTGGCCTCCCGAACAACCTTCGAATGGCCCGATTCCGTCGAACTGCCCGGTTACCGGCCGAACACCGTGCCGCATGGGAAGCAGGTCAAGGAAGCGGCCAAACTCATCGCGAAGGCGAAGCGGCCGGTGCTCTACGTGGGCGGCGGCGTGGTGCGGGCAGGTGCCTCGGCGGAACTGTTCGAACTGGCGGAGATGACCGGTATCCCGGTGGTGACCACGCTGATGGCCAGGGGCGTCTTCCCGGACAGTCACCGGCAGAACCTCGGCATGCCCGGGATGCACGGCACCGTCCCCGCGGTCGGGGCGTTGCAGAAGGCCGACCTGCTCATCGCCCTCGGCACGCGGTTCGACGACCGGGTCACCGGTCACCTGGATTCCTTCGCCCCTGAGGCCAAGATCATCCACGCCGACATCGATCCGGCCGAAATCGGCAAGAACCGCCACGCCGACGTGCCGATCGTGGGGGATGCGAAGGCCACGATCCTGGCGCTCATCGACGCCCTGAAGCACCGCAAGGACGACATCGACATCGCGCAGTGGTGGCAGTTGATCGACGGCTGGGTCGAACGCTTCCCGCTCGGCTACGAGGAACACCCGGATGCCCTCGAACCGCAGTACGTGCTGGAGCGCCTCGGCCAGATCGTCGGACCGGACGCGATCTATGTGGCAGGCGTCGGCCAGCACCAGATGTGGGCCTCGCAGTTCATCGGATACGAGAAGCCGGGCCACTGGCTCAACTCCGGCGGGCTGGGGACGATGGGGTACTCGGTGCCGGCTGCGATGGGGGCCAAAGTCGGGGCGCCGGACAAGGTGGTCTGGGCCGTCGACGGCGACGGCTGCTTCCAGATGACCAACCAGGAGTTGGCCACCTGCGCCATCAACAACATCCCCATCAAGGTGGCGTTGATCAACAACTCCAGCCTGGGCATGGTCCGGCAGTGGCAGACCCTGTTCTACAACGAGCGGTACTCCAACACCGATCTGCAGTCCCACCAGTTCCCGGACTTCGTGAAGCTGGCTGAGGCGTACGTGTGCTACGGCCTGCGGGCCGACAGCCGCGACCAGGTCGATGTCGTGATCGAGAAGGCCATGGCCCTCAACGACGCACCAGTGGTCATCGACTTCCAGGTCCACCGCGACGCGATGGTCTGGCCGATGGTGCCGGCCGGTACCAGCAACGACCTCATTACAACCGCGCGCGACCTCGCGCCGGCCTGGGACCGGGAGGACTGA
- a CDS encoding ionic transporter y4hA, translating into MESAARLAPVLGLVVLVATWGRSLSGVLAFVIGFVLVAAVLAAVHHAEVVAHRVGEPFGSLVLAVAVTVIEVALIVALMTSGGVKAETLARDTVFSAIMITTLGIVGVSLLAATLRRPIVKFNSEGAGGALATIGTLAVLTLVIPTFTRSSPGPTFTPGQLAFAAVASLSLYLLFVFVQTVRHRDYFLDRSGHEDDHMPPPDNRTAGISVGLLLVSLVAVVGLAKTLSPTIESAVLAAGLPLAFVGVIIALVVLLPEGLAALRAARLGRVQTSLNLAFGSAMASIGLTIPTIAVAQIWLSTKLQLGLGPLQIVLLAIALFVSTLTVVPGRATLQQAGVHLAVFAAFLAVSVAP; encoded by the coding sequence GTGGAGAGCGCCGCCCGCCTCGCGCCGGTCCTGGGACTCGTGGTGCTCGTGGCGACCTGGGGTCGCAGTCTCTCCGGAGTGCTCGCGTTCGTCATCGGATTCGTGCTCGTGGCGGCGGTGCTGGCGGCAGTGCACCATGCGGAAGTGGTGGCGCACCGCGTCGGCGAACCGTTCGGATCGTTGGTGCTGGCGGTGGCGGTGACGGTCATCGAGGTGGCCCTCATCGTCGCGCTGATGACCAGTGGTGGCGTGAAGGCCGAGACCCTGGCCAGGGACACGGTGTTCAGCGCCATCATGATCACCACGTTGGGCATCGTGGGGGTTTCGCTGCTCGCCGCGACCTTGCGCCGACCGATCGTGAAGTTCAACTCCGAGGGGGCCGGCGGCGCGCTGGCGACCATCGGGACGCTGGCGGTGCTCACCCTGGTGATACCCACGTTCACCAGAAGCTCGCCCGGCCCGACGTTCACCCCCGGGCAACTGGCATTCGCCGCGGTGGCCTCGCTGTCGCTGTATCTGTTGTTCGTATTCGTGCAGACCGTGCGGCACCGGGACTACTTCCTGGACCGCAGCGGCCACGAGGACGATCACATGCCGCCGCCGGACAACCGGACCGCGGGGATCAGCGTCGGGCTGCTGCTGGTCTCCCTGGTGGCTGTCGTCGGCTTGGCGAAGACGCTGTCGCCGACGATCGAGTCCGCGGTGCTGGCAGCAGGACTGCCGCTGGCATTCGTGGGTGTCATCATCGCGCTGGTGGTGCTGCTGCCGGAGGGCCTCGCGGCCTTGCGTGCCGCCCGCTTGGGCCGCGTGCAGACCAGCCTGAACCTGGCCTTCGGGTCGGCCATGGCCAGCATCGGCCTGACGATCCCCACGATCGCCGTGGCCCAGATCTGGCTGTCCACGAAATTGCAGTTGGGACTCGGTCCGCTGCAGATAGTGCTCCTGGCGATCGCGCTGTTCGTATCGACACTGACTGTGGTGCCGGGGCGGGCCACTCTGCAGCAGGCCGGGGTGCACCTGGCCGTGTTCGCGGCCTTCCTCGCGGTCTCGGTGGCACCATGA
- a CDS encoding glutamate decarboxylase has translation MLHSEDLDQIKRLYLSPLFARYAEQTAIVAHRLEEDGRDPRVAYQLIHDELMLDGNARQNLATFVTTLMDDEADRLFAETYDKNMIDKDEYPQTAAMEARCVSIIANLWNSPEHDTAIGTSTIGSSEAVMLAGLALKRRWQQKQKEAGKPTDRPNMVMGQNVQVVWEKFCRYWDVEPRYAPLAEGRLHLTAEEAVRLVDENTIGVVAILGSTFDGSYEPVIDIAQALDAVQQDKGWDIPVHVDAASGGFVAPFIDPDLEWDFRVPRVHSINSSGHKYGLVYPGVGWVVWRTHECVPEDLIFHVNYLGGDMPTFTLNFSRPGSQIILQYYRFLRLGFEGYRAIQQACRNTAMYMAAEIAEMGPYELATDGSELPVFFFTLKADRKNYTVFDVSAKLRERGWQVPAYTLPPDLTDVAGLRIVVRNGFGRDLADLLLADLAHATEFFENLDGPMPDDPDHAAGFSH, from the coding sequence ATGCTGCACAGTGAAGATCTCGATCAGATCAAGCGCCTCTACCTGTCGCCGTTGTTCGCCCGGTACGCGGAGCAGACAGCAATCGTCGCGCACCGACTGGAGGAGGATGGCCGGGATCCGCGGGTCGCGTATCAACTCATCCACGACGAGTTGATGCTCGACGGGAATGCCCGGCAGAACCTCGCGACGTTCGTGACCACGCTGATGGACGACGAGGCGGACAGGCTCTTCGCCGAGACCTACGACAAGAACATGATCGACAAGGACGAGTATCCGCAGACCGCGGCGATGGAGGCGCGGTGCGTGAGCATCATCGCCAACCTGTGGAACTCACCGGAGCACGACACCGCGATCGGGACGTCCACCATCGGCTCCAGCGAGGCGGTCATGCTCGCCGGGCTGGCGCTCAAGCGGCGGTGGCAGCAGAAGCAGAAGGAGGCCGGCAAACCCACGGACCGCCCGAACATGGTCATGGGCCAGAACGTGCAGGTCGTCTGGGAGAAGTTCTGCCGCTACTGGGACGTCGAGCCCCGCTACGCGCCGCTGGCCGAGGGCAGGCTGCACCTGACGGCCGAGGAGGCGGTCAGACTCGTCGATGAGAACACCATCGGGGTGGTCGCCATCCTCGGCTCCACCTTCGACGGGTCCTATGAGCCGGTCATCGACATCGCGCAGGCCCTCGACGCCGTCCAGCAGGACAAGGGCTGGGACATCCCTGTGCATGTGGACGCCGCGTCCGGCGGCTTCGTGGCGCCGTTCATCGACCCGGACCTGGAGTGGGACTTCCGGGTACCTCGGGTGCACTCCATCAACTCCTCGGGCCACAAGTACGGCCTGGTCTACCCGGGTGTGGGGTGGGTCGTGTGGCGGACTCACGAGTGTGTTCCCGAGGACCTGATCTTCCACGTGAACTACCTCGGCGGCGACATGCCCACCTTCACGCTGAACTTCTCGCGGCCGGGCAGCCAGATCATCCTGCAGTACTACCGCTTCCTCCGACTCGGTTTCGAGGGGTACCGGGCGATTCAGCAGGCCTGCCGCAACACCGCGATGTACATGGCCGCCGAGATCGCTGAGATGGGGCCCTACGAGTTGGCCACCGACGGCTCGGAACTGCCGGTCTTCTTCTTCACGCTCAAGGCGGACCGGAAGAACTACACGGTCTTCGACGTCTCGGCGAAGTTGCGTGAGCGCGGCTGGCAGGTCCCGGCTTACACGCTGCCGCCGGACCTCACGGACGTTGCAGGCCTGCGCATCGTGGTCCGCAACGGCTTCGGCAGGGACTTGGCCGATCTGCTGCTGGCGGATCTGGCGCACGCCACGGAGTTTTTCGAGAACCTCGACGGTCCGATGCCGGACGACCCCGACCACGCGGCGGGCTTCTCCCACTAA
- the ilvN gene encoding acetolactate synthase small subunit, which yields MSRHTLSVLVENKPGVLARIAGLFSRRGFNIDSLAVGPTENPSVSRMTIVVSVDKLPLEQVTKQLNKLINVLKIVELDDNSVQRELVLVKVKANNEMRSNVLEIATLFRAKVVDVAPETLTVEATGSRDKLEALLRVLEPYGIKELVQSGVVAVGRGGKSISDRSLRAVDRSA from the coding sequence ATGAGCCGTCACACACTGTCCGTGCTCGTGGAGAACAAGCCGGGTGTGCTTGCGCGCATCGCCGGGCTGTTCAGCCGCCGCGGCTTCAACATCGACTCCTTGGCGGTGGGGCCCACGGAGAACCCGTCCGTGAGCCGCATGACGATCGTGGTCAGCGTCGACAAGTTGCCGCTGGAGCAGGTGACCAAACAACTCAACAAGCTGATCAACGTCCTGAAGATCGTCGAACTCGACGACAACTCGGTGCAGCGCGAGCTCGTCCTCGTCAAGGTCAAGGCCAACAACGAGATGCGTTCCAACGTGCTCGAGATCGCCACGCTGTTCCGGGCGAAGGTGGTGGACGTGGCACCGGAGACGCTGACCGTCGAAGCCACCGGAAGCCGCGACAAACTCGAGGCGCTGCTGCGGGTGCTGGAGCCGTACGGGATCAAGGAACTCGTTCAGTCCGGGGTGGTGGCCGTCGGCCGCGGTGGCAAGTCGATCTCCGACCGTTCCCTGCGCGCAGTGGACCGCAGCGCCTAG
- a CDS encoding phosphoglycerate dehydrogenase translates to MSKPIVLIAEELSPATVDALGPDFEIRRTDGADRQALLRDIVDVDAILVRSATQVDAEALAAAKKLKVVARAGVGLDNVDVDAATQAGVMVVNAPTSNIVSAAELAVALLLASARNISPAHAALRQGEWKRSKYTGVELADKTVGVVGLGRIGLLVAQRLSAFGVRLVAYDPYVQPARAAQLGVKLLSLEELLEQSDFITVHLPKTKETVGLIDAGALKLVKPSVHIINAARGGIVDEQALFDALAEGRVAGAGVDVYGKEPCTDSPLFALDNVVATPHLGASTDEAQEKAGIAVAKSVRQALGGELVPDAVNVRGGVIAEEVRPFIELAEHLGRIATSMAPSAVAQVTVEALGEISAFDVSVLELSTLKGMFSVLIDDPVSYVNAPVLARDRGVVTALVTEGDSPDHRSVVRVRMACADGQSMVVAGTVFGVRDSEKLVEVNGLDLDLPISEHMLVFRYEDKPGVVGIVGQLLGDAGVNIANMQVGRDAAGGLALVALTVDSAVDPQTVAAIAARIGADSGAAVDLV, encoded by the coding sequence GTGAGCAAACCCATCGTCCTGATCGCCGAAGAACTCTCACCCGCCACCGTCGACGCACTGGGTCCGGACTTCGAGATCCGCCGCACGGACGGGGCCGATCGCCAGGCTCTGCTGCGGGACATCGTGGACGTGGACGCCATCCTCGTGCGATCCGCGACCCAGGTCGACGCCGAGGCGCTGGCCGCGGCGAAGAAGCTCAAGGTCGTCGCGCGCGCCGGCGTGGGGCTCGACAACGTCGACGTGGACGCCGCCACCCAGGCCGGCGTGATGGTCGTCAACGCCCCGACCTCCAACATCGTCAGCGCCGCTGAACTCGCAGTGGCGCTGCTGCTGGCCAGCGCCCGCAACATCTCCCCGGCCCACGCTGCGCTGAGGCAGGGGGAGTGGAAGCGCTCGAAGTACACCGGGGTCGAGTTGGCTGACAAGACGGTCGGGGTGGTGGGCCTGGGCCGCATCGGTCTGCTGGTGGCTCAACGTCTCAGCGCCTTCGGGGTACGGCTGGTCGCCTACGACCCCTACGTGCAGCCCGCCCGTGCCGCCCAACTGGGCGTGAAGCTGCTGTCGCTGGAGGAGTTGCTCGAGCAGTCCGATTTCATCACCGTGCACCTGCCGAAGACCAAGGAGACGGTCGGGCTCATCGACGCCGGCGCCTTGAAGCTCGTCAAGCCGAGCGTCCACATCATCAATGCCGCGCGCGGCGGGATTGTCGACGAACAGGCCCTGTTCGACGCGCTGGCGGAGGGCCGGGTCGCCGGAGCTGGCGTGGACGTCTACGGCAAGGAGCCGTGCACCGACTCCCCACTCTTCGCCCTGGACAACGTCGTGGCGACCCCGCACCTGGGGGCCTCCACCGACGAGGCGCAGGAGAAGGCCGGGATCGCAGTGGCGAAATCGGTACGACAGGCCCTCGGCGGTGAACTGGTGCCCGACGCCGTCAACGTCCGTGGCGGGGTGATCGCCGAGGAGGTCCGCCCGTTCATCGAGCTGGCCGAGCACCTCGGGCGCATCGCCACCTCCATGGCCCCCTCGGCGGTCGCGCAAGTCACCGTGGAGGCGCTCGGGGAGATCAGTGCCTTCGACGTGAGCGTGCTGGAACTGTCCACGCTCAAGGGCATGTTCTCGGTCCTCATCGACGACCCGGTGTCCTACGTCAACGCGCCGGTCCTCGCCCGCGACCGGGGTGTGGTGACGGCGCTGGTCACCGAGGGTGACTCCCCGGACCACCGGTCAGTGGTGCGGGTGCGGATGGCATGCGCCGACGGGCAGTCGATGGTCGTCGCGGGAACCGTGTTCGGGGTCCGCGACAGCGAGAAGCTCGTCGAGGTCAACGGCCTCGACCTCGACCTCCCGATCAGCGAGCACATGCTGGTGTTCCGTTACGAGGACAAGCCCGGCGTCGTCGGGATCGTCGGGCAGCTGCTGGGTGATGCCGGAGTCAACATCGCCAACATGCAGGTGGGCCGGGATGCCGCCGGCGGTCTGGCACTCGTCGCCTTGACGGTGGACAGCGCGGTCGATCCGCAGACGGTCGCGGCGATCGCGGCTCGCATCGGTGCGGACTCCGGCGCAGCAGTCGACCTGGTGTAG
- a CDS encoding LLM class flavin-dependent oxidoreductase yields the protein MGVAVLPADPWPQAAVRVQQLEALGYAHLWTYDHLSWRRFRDSDWFGAVPWLTGVAAVTERIRVGTLVASPNFRHPVTLAKDVLTLDHVSGGRLTLGIGAGGTGYDATVFGNAVPSPRERADRLGDFLEVMDGLLTQPTFSSDNPRYPVDAAQNIPACVQHPRVPFLVAAAGRGTLRMAARYGQGWVTYGRDGDQSLAELEAVVLAQAAVLDEQCERLSRDPATIDRVLVSSHRLTGVDVVEHLLGICERVGMTDLIVHDPRPGDSELDADPQVMAAIAAAFL from the coding sequence ATAGGCGTCGCGGTCCTGCCCGCGGATCCTTGGCCGCAGGCTGCAGTTCGGGTTCAGCAGCTGGAGGCGCTCGGGTATGCGCACCTGTGGACCTACGACCACCTTTCCTGGCGACGGTTCCGCGATTCCGACTGGTTCGGCGCAGTGCCGTGGCTGACCGGGGTCGCTGCGGTCACCGAGCGCATCCGGGTGGGAACGCTGGTCGCGTCCCCGAACTTCCGGCACCCGGTGACGCTGGCCAAGGATGTGCTGACCCTCGATCACGTCAGCGGCGGGCGGCTGACACTGGGCATCGGCGCTGGCGGCACCGGGTACGACGCGACGGTCTTCGGCAATGCGGTGCCCAGCCCCCGGGAGCGCGCCGACCGCCTGGGCGACTTCCTCGAGGTGATGGACGGGCTGCTGACCCAGCCCACGTTCTCATCGGACAACCCCCGCTACCCGGTCGATGCCGCGCAGAACATCCCCGCGTGCGTGCAGCATCCGCGAGTGCCCTTCCTGGTGGCTGCCGCGGGTCGGGGCACGCTGCGCATGGCGGCCCGCTACGGGCAGGGGTGGGTCACGTATGGCAGGGATGGCGATCAGTCGCTGGCGGAGTTGGAGGCCGTGGTCCTGGCGCAGGCGGCCGTCCTCGACGAGCAGTGTGAGCGCCTGAGCCGGGATCCTGCGACCATCGACCGGGTGCTGGTGTCGTCGCACCGACTCACGGGCGTGGACGTGGTCGAGCACCTGCTGGGGATCTGCGAACGCGTCGGCATGACCGACCTCATCGTGCACGACCCCCGGCCCGGCGACAGCGAGCTCGACGCCGACCCGCAGGTGATGGCGGCGATCGCCGCGGCGTTCCTGTGA
- a CDS encoding DUF1211 domain-containing protein, which translates to MSDAPERFGADRIIAFSDAVVAIAITVLLLPLADIDVTNGDVFAALQDHGQLLGGLTLTWLIIAVFWVGHHRLFNRVKAVDGLTLWLNFGWLFAIALLPLPTNIVIGNDPSRQVTGFYIGWMALISLLLTLILWHVRRTPGLMSTKVDSESAREAQIRTTLITGVFLFCLLVALVAPETALWFLLLQMPVDTVARRLADRTAAR; encoded by the coding sequence ATGAGCGACGCACCGGAGCGGTTCGGTGCCGACCGCATCATCGCGTTCAGCGACGCCGTGGTGGCGATCGCGATCACGGTGTTGCTCCTGCCGCTGGCGGACATCGATGTCACGAACGGCGACGTGTTCGCCGCGCTGCAGGACCACGGGCAGTTGCTCGGAGGGCTGACCCTGACCTGGCTGATCATCGCCGTGTTCTGGGTGGGCCACCACCGGCTGTTTAACCGGGTGAAGGCCGTGGACGGCCTGACCCTATGGCTGAACTTCGGCTGGCTGTTCGCCATCGCGCTGCTGCCGCTGCCGACGAACATCGTCATCGGCAACGACCCCAGCCGGCAGGTGACCGGGTTCTACATCGGCTGGATGGCGCTGATCAGTCTGCTGCTGACGCTGATCCTGTGGCACGTGCGTCGGACGCCCGGGCTGATGTCCACGAAGGTCGACTCGGAGTCGGCGCGGGAGGCACAGATCCGGACCACGTTGATCACCGGCGTCTTCCTGTTCTGTTTGCTGGTGGCCCTGGTCGCTCCGGAGACCGCACTATGGTTCCTGCTGCTGCAGATGCCGGTCGACACCGTTGCCCGGCGCCTGGCGGACCGCACCGCCGCGCGGTGA
- a CDS encoding fibronectin type III domain-containing protein, producing the protein MKVKVRRGKAVVRWSWPTSDGGAAISSFRVFASPGTRACQTSGRTKCTVKRLKSGKRYRFTVYALNANGAGPAGTSRRVRIR; encoded by the coding sequence GTGAAGGTCAAGGTCCGCCGGGGCAAGGCTGTGGTGCGTTGGTCCTGGCCGACGTCGGACGGTGGCGCCGCGATCTCGTCGTTCCGCGTGTTCGCCTCGCCGGGCACCCGGGCCTGCCAGACGAGTGGTCGCACGAAGTGCACGGTGAAGCGGCTCAAGTCCGGCAAACGCTACCGCTTCACGGTGTATGCGTTGAATGCGAACGGTGCGGGTCCAGCCGGTACGAGCCGGAGGGTGAGGATCAGATAG
- the ilvC gene encoding ketol-acid reductoisomerase: MAELFYEDDADLSIIQGRKVAILGYGSQGHAHALNLRDSGVDVRVGLAEGSKSRAKAEAEGLRVVDPATACAEADLIMVLVPDPVQRGLYAEAIRDNLESGDALFFAHGFNIRFGYIQPPADIDVCMVAPKGPGHLVRREYTSGRGVPCIVAVEQDATGNAWALALSYARAMGSLRAGGIKSTFTEETETDLFGEQAVLCGGASALVQAGFETLVEAGYQPEVAYFECLHELKLIVDLMYEGGIAKQRWSVSDTAEYGDYVSGPRVIDAHVKQNMKDVLGDIQSGAFAQRFIDDQDAGAPEFAAMRQAGEQHQIEEVGRELRQLMAWVATDDDYTEGTAAR, translated from the coding sequence GTGGCTGAACTGTTCTACGAAGACGACGCCGATCTGTCGATCATCCAGGGCCGCAAGGTGGCCATCCTGGGGTACGGATCGCAGGGGCACGCCCACGCGCTGAACCTGCGTGACTCCGGTGTCGACGTGCGGGTTGGTCTGGCCGAGGGGTCGAAGTCGCGGGCCAAGGCCGAGGCCGAGGGCTTGCGTGTCGTCGACCCGGCAACCGCCTGCGCGGAAGCCGATCTGATCATGGTGCTCGTCCCGGACCCGGTGCAGCGCGGCCTGTACGCCGAGGCCATCCGCGACAACCTCGAGTCCGGTGACGCGCTGTTCTTCGCCCACGGCTTCAACATCCGGTTCGGTTACATCCAGCCGCCCGCGGACATCGACGTGTGCATGGTGGCTCCCAAGGGGCCCGGGCACCTGGTGCGACGGGAGTACACCTCCGGGCGGGGCGTCCCGTGCATCGTGGCCGTCGAGCAGGACGCGACGGGCAACGCGTGGGCACTGGCCCTGTCCTACGCCCGCGCCATGGGGTCCTTGCGCGCCGGCGGCATCAAGTCCACATTCACCGAGGAGACCGAGACCGACCTGTTCGGCGAGCAGGCGGTCCTGTGTGGTGGGGCATCCGCGCTCGTCCAGGCCGGATTCGAGACATTGGTCGAGGCCGGCTACCAGCCGGAGGTCGCCTACTTCGAGTGCCTGCACGAGCTCAAGCTCATCGTCGACCTCATGTACGAGGGCGGCATCGCCAAGCAGCGCTGGAGTGTGTCCGACACCGCCGAGTACGGGGACTACGTCTCCGGCCCGCGGGTCATCGACGCGCATGTGAAGCAGAACATGAAGGACGTCCTCGGCGACATCCAGTCGGGCGCGTTCGCCCAGCGGTTCATCGACGACCAGGACGCCGGTGCGCCGGAATTCGCGGCGATGCGCCAGGCAGGCGAGCAGCACCAGATCGAGGAAGTCGGCCGCGAACTGCGCCAACTCATGGCATGGGTGGCCACCGACGACGACTACACGGAGGGCACCGCCGCGCGATGA